The Myxococcota bacterium genome has a window encoding:
- the nth gene encoding endonuclease III, with protein sequence MTRQEKADRIGKILDELYPMPDIPLAHEDPYTLLIAVVLSAQCTDERVNRTTPALFARANNPAAMSRLPVPAIREIIKPCGLSPAKSAHIHALSKKLVAEHGGRVPKSFEELEALPGVGHKTASVVMAHAFGVPAFPVDTHIHRLAARWGLSSGRNVVQTERDLKALFPENEWIRRHLQIIYFGRSHCPARSHDFSRCPICSWAASRARATRERGRAARRPQNA encoded by the coding sequence ATGACCCGCCAGGAGAAGGCCGACCGCATCGGGAAGATCCTCGACGAGCTCTACCCCATGCCCGACATCCCGCTCGCCCACGAAGACCCGTACACGCTCTTGATCGCGGTGGTGCTGTCCGCGCAGTGCACCGACGAGCGCGTGAATCGCACGACGCCCGCGCTGTTCGCCCGGGCCAACAACCCGGCCGCCATGAGCCGTCTCCCGGTGCCGGCGATCCGCGAGATCATCAAGCCCTGCGGTCTCTCGCCCGCGAAGTCGGCCCACATCCACGCGCTCTCGAAGAAGCTCGTGGCCGAGCACGGCGGGCGCGTGCCCAAGAGCTTCGAAGAGCTCGAGGCGCTGCCCGGCGTGGGTCACAAGACGGCGAGCGTGGTCATGGCGCACGCGTTCGGCGTGCCGGCCTTCCCGGTCGACACGCACATCCACCGGCTCGCGGCGCGCTGGGGTCTCTCGAGCGGGCGCAACGTGGTCCAGACCGAGCGCGACCTGAAGGCGCTGTTTCCCGAGAACGAGTGGATCCGGCGCCACCTGCAGATCATCTACTTCGGCCGCAGTCATTGCCCCGCCCGGTCACACGACTTCTCGCGCTGTCCGATCTGCAGCTGGGCCGCGAGCCGGGCCCGGGCCACGCGCGAGCGAGGGCGAGCCGCGCGGCGTCCCCAGAACGCGTGA